A portion of the Syntrophaceae bacterium genome contains these proteins:
- a CDS encoding DUF2924 domain-containing protein produces MNETTYQQVQALSRMTVGELRERYIDVFGEETRSHHKDFLRKRIAWRLQALAEGSLSERARRRAEEIANDADLRIRMLRDPIKPGLMEVRERSVSGRLQPQRDSRLPLPGTLLVREFRGRDIVAKVLDKGFEYDGRWFKSLSAVAQEATGSKWNGFLFFGLVEPKGPQDQDDEPDGRNQ; encoded by the coding sequence ATGAATGAAACAACGTATCAACAGGTGCAAGCCCTTTCCCGAATGACTGTCGGGGAGCTCCGGGAAAGGTATATCGATGTCTTCGGAGAGGAAACAAGATCCCACCACAAGGATTTTCTTCGTAAGCGTATCGCCTGGCGGTTGCAGGCCCTGGCCGAAGGCAGCCTATCCGAACGGGCCAGACGGAGGGCCGAGGAGATTGCCAATGACGCGGACCTTAGAATCCGCATGCTGCGGGACCCTATTAAACCGGGATTGATGGAAGTCAGGGAACGGTCGGTGAGCGGCAGGCTGCAACCGCAACGAGATTCCAGGCTGCCGCTTCCGGGAACATTGCTCGTCAGGGAGTTCCGGGGCCGGGACATCGTGGCAAAGGTGCTGGACAAGGGCTTCGAATATGACGGCAGGTGGTTCAAGTCCCTGTCCGCTGTCGCACAGGAGGCAACTGGGAGCAAGTGGAATGGCTTCCTCTTTTTCGGACTGGTGGAGCCCAAGGGACCGCAAGATCAAGACGATGAGCCGGACGGGAGGAACCAATGA
- a CDS encoding molybdopterin-dependent oxidoreductase, giving the protein MKKIIRSYCGLCHPRCGTLLHIENGQVVKVTGDPDHPITRGGICERGRLMPDHIYHPQRLNYPLKRIGERGQGRWRRVTWDQALDEVAGKLSSLKDKYGAETLTFTHGTKRTYHWDCRRFFNLFGSPNTCGVNNICFCPTYATEYATYGGVSFGEISDTRCIVLWGCNASKSSPIGLYPQLVKARKNGAKLIVIDPRRIKEAEMADLWLQIRPGTDLALMLGWIRLIIANDWYDHEFVSRWTVGFEELKTAVETYTPEKVSEITSVPADLIIESVKLYATVSPAVIPFGLGLDKQGVNSTQCARARAILRAITGNLEVPGGEIFSLAGEVGKIRDAEYLEINDILPESQRVKQLGADKYPFFGFPGWERNSTANKRLPSGYVAAPEAWHSNLAHAREVMDAIISGKPYPVTAAITLANNPLLALPNAKRVYEALQGLQLYVVMDYYMTPSAALADYVLPASSTVEQPELWLTSRFCMACPQGIEPIEERRNSYDFYRGLGLRLGQEEYWPWETVEEVYDHCLEPVGLTFKKLVDQHGVLGEMEYRRYERFGFGTPSGKVELKSSIFEELGAASLPQYREPLWSPVGNPKLAEEYPLILITGSRFMPMYHSEQRQIEKARKKVPDPLVSIHPETAEELGLSEGDWAVISTPLGSIRQRVKLSNVMHPKMVDLQHSWWFPERDSKLPDLFGVFESNTNLLCPDDPEFCSPEIGSWPHSALLCRIEKEHDRPKNTGKLIGLEIS; this is encoded by the coding sequence ATGAAAAAAATTATCAGAAGTTATTGCGGCCTTTGTCATCCGCGATGTGGAACCTTGCTACACATTGAAAATGGCCAAGTTGTAAAAGTCACCGGCGATCCAGACCATCCTATCACTCGGGGAGGCATCTGCGAACGTGGACGGTTGATGCCGGATCATATTTATCATCCGCAACGCTTGAATTATCCTTTAAAAAGAATTGGTGAAAGAGGGCAAGGCCGTTGGCGGCGAGTGACTTGGGATCAAGCCTTAGACGAGGTGGCAGGGAAATTATCCAGCTTAAAAGATAAATACGGAGCTGAAACTCTCACTTTCACGCATGGCACTAAGCGAACTTATCATTGGGATTGCCGTCGTTTTTTTAACTTGTTCGGCTCTCCCAATACCTGTGGTGTGAACAACATTTGCTTTTGTCCAACTTATGCCACTGAATATGCCACTTACGGGGGGGTCTCCTTTGGTGAGATATCGGACACTCGATGCATCGTTTTGTGGGGTTGCAATGCCTCAAAATCCAGCCCTATTGGTCTGTATCCTCAACTGGTTAAAGCTCGAAAAAACGGCGCCAAACTAATCGTCATCGACCCTCGAAGGATAAAAGAGGCGGAGATGGCAGATTTATGGTTGCAGATTCGCCCAGGCACGGACCTTGCCCTGATGCTGGGCTGGATTCGCTTGATCATAGCGAACGATTGGTATGACCATGAGTTTGTGTCCCGCTGGACCGTCGGTTTTGAAGAGCTTAAAACTGCGGTTGAAACCTATACGCCGGAGAAGGTTTCCGAGATCACCTCGGTTCCTGCTGATCTTATAATAGAATCAGTAAAGTTGTATGCAACGGTCAGTCCGGCCGTGATTCCTTTTGGATTGGGGTTGGACAAACAGGGCGTCAATTCCACACAGTGCGCGCGGGCTCGGGCAATTCTCCGGGCCATTACCGGCAACCTGGAAGTTCCAGGCGGTGAGATTTTCTCCTTGGCAGGTGAAGTGGGGAAAATCCGGGATGCTGAGTATTTGGAGATAAACGACATCCTGCCTGAGAGCCAAAGGGTCAAGCAACTCGGCGCAGATAAATATCCGTTTTTCGGTTTTCCGGGCTGGGAGAGAAACTCGACCGCCAATAAAAGGCTGCCTTCGGGATACGTGGCCGCGCCTGAAGCATGGCACTCCAACCTTGCGCATGCCAGAGAGGTTATGGACGCCATTATTAGCGGTAAACCATATCCGGTGACTGCCGCCATCACCTTGGCCAACAACCCGCTTCTTGCTCTGCCCAATGCGAAACGAGTATATGAAGCCCTGCAGGGCCTTCAGCTTTATGTGGTCATGGATTACTACATGACCCCGTCTGCGGCTTTGGCCGATTATGTTCTTCCGGCGTCTTCCACTGTGGAACAACCTGAACTCTGGCTGACAAGCAGATTCTGCATGGCCTGCCCGCAAGGGATTGAACCGATTGAAGAACGACGCAACAGTTATGACTTTTACCGCGGTTTGGGTTTGCGGCTGGGTCAGGAAGAATACTGGCCTTGGGAAACCGTGGAAGAGGTTTATGACCATTGCTTGGAACCGGTGGGACTGACGTTTAAAAAACTAGTGGATCAACACGGCGTATTAGGCGAGATGGAATATCGTCGGTACGAACGGTTCGGATTCGGCACCCCTTCAGGTAAAGTCGAGCTTAAATCCTCGATTTTTGAAGAACTGGGGGCGGCTTCTCTTCCTCAATACCGCGAGCCGTTATGGAGTCCGGTGGGCAATCCGAAGTTAGCAGAAGAATACCCTCTGATCCTCATTACAGGAAGCCGCTTCATGCCCATGTATCACTCTGAACAGCGGCAAATCGAAAAAGCCCGTAAAAAAGTGCCAGATCCCTTGGTCTCAATTCATCCAGAAACAGCTGAAGAGTTGGGACTGTCCGAGGGGGACTGGGCTGTGATTTCGACCCCGCTGGGTTCGATACGTCAGCGCGTTAAGCTTTCAAATGTCATGCATCCCAAAATGGTTGATTTACAGCACTCGTGGTGGTTTCCGGAGCGTGATTCAAAGCTTCCGGATCTTTTTGGCGTCTTCGAATCGAACACCAACCTCCTTTGTCCGGATGACCCTGAGTTTTGCAGTCCGGAAATTGGCAGTTGGCCTCATTCTGCATTGTTGTGTCGTATTGAAAAAGAGCATGATAGACCTAAAAATACGGGAAAACTGATAGGCCTTGAGATATCCTGA
- a CDS encoding AAA family ATPase gives MRTRSNNQSVNVRGRIETVFYAGPRFSAGRLVTVDGDEVQFAGRLFARENEPVVLNGRWVTHPKYGRQFEVEGMEYDLDLDADGLANYLANHPEMKGVGPVKARLIAERFGHDFDRIITDDPGQIAEAARLSPDAVQKLRVEWLKTRETNKAITWLAAFDLTHHQVTSLVKKFGNDALGLLKADPYIIVREVRGFGFKRVDKIARKMGTAKDDPARIRAGVLHCVNESLDQGDCWIEFEELVDQANVLLVMDVLDSRDRIEQALDRLIDEKVLVCVSHGGRFLVAKPEIRAMEEDLAKVFGNGGAPNPHFSDRDRLPDMVAETAPQLNAGQRQAAVTALRHSISLISGGAGSGKTFTVSAITGVYEEQGLRVILAAPTGKAAKRLEQVVGHPAGTIHRLLGFNGKDYARGPDDPIDADVIIVDEVSMVDVPLAWHLFQSIDLERTAVVLVGDHNQLPPVGPGNLLRDLVQSRMVPTVLLDQVVRQAGILKENSIAVLNGEVRKTSDAEPSGRRAWYVVDQFTDQWGAQRFVLDLFENVLVERLGFDLLTDVQLLTPTHKGPLGTRDLNCELQRLVQRRLWNVEAPPTTPGRRPKFLVHDKVIQTRNNYEIGVMNGAMGVVLHVGRDGSLSVDFDGIPVEIEAGSPNLQDIQLAYALTIHKAQGSEFPCAVVVVHKAHSFMHHRNLLYTGVTRARQTTVLVGDRWGISNCARKRKQDDRRTFLSLLLDAGRLEESRVPATTGR, from the coding sequence ATGCGAACAAGATCAAACAACCAATCCGTAAACGTTCGCGGCCGAATCGAAACGGTCTTCTACGCCGGGCCGCGGTTTTCCGCAGGCCGTCTCGTGACGGTCGACGGCGACGAGGTGCAGTTCGCCGGGCGGCTCTTCGCCCGTGAGAACGAACCGGTCGTGCTGAACGGCCGCTGGGTGACCCACCCGAAGTACGGCCGACAATTCGAGGTCGAGGGCATGGAATACGACCTCGATCTGGACGCCGACGGTCTCGCCAACTACCTGGCCAACCACCCGGAGATGAAGGGCGTCGGCCCTGTCAAGGCCCGCTTGATCGCCGAACGCTTCGGTCATGATTTCGACCGGATCATCACCGACGATCCCGGACAAATCGCCGAGGCTGCAAGGCTGTCGCCGGACGCCGTACAGAAGCTCCGCGTGGAGTGGCTCAAGACGCGGGAGACCAACAAGGCGATCACCTGGCTGGCCGCTTTCGATCTCACCCATCACCAGGTGACGAGCCTGGTCAAGAAATTCGGCAACGACGCGTTGGGCCTGCTCAAGGCAGACCCTTACATCATCGTGCGCGAGGTCCGCGGCTTCGGGTTCAAGCGCGTGGACAAGATCGCCAGGAAGATGGGCACCGCCAAAGACGACCCCGCGCGTATCCGGGCCGGTGTTCTCCACTGCGTGAACGAATCGCTGGATCAAGGCGACTGCTGGATCGAATTCGAGGAGCTGGTCGATCAAGCCAACGTACTGCTGGTCATGGACGTCCTCGACAGCCGCGACCGCATCGAGCAGGCGCTTGACCGGCTCATCGACGAGAAGGTCTTGGTCTGCGTCTCCCACGGCGGGAGGTTCCTCGTCGCCAAGCCAGAAATCCGCGCAATGGAGGAGGACCTGGCAAAGGTCTTCGGGAACGGCGGAGCGCCCAATCCGCACTTTTCCGACCGAGACCGCCTGCCCGACATGGTCGCTGAAACCGCGCCGCAGCTCAACGCGGGCCAGCGGCAGGCCGCCGTCACCGCACTTCGTCATTCGATTTCGCTCATCTCCGGCGGAGCGGGCAGCGGCAAGACCTTCACCGTATCCGCCATCACCGGCGTTTACGAAGAACAGGGACTGCGCGTCATCCTGGCCGCACCCACAGGCAAGGCCGCCAAGCGTCTCGAACAGGTCGTCGGCCATCCAGCGGGTACGATCCACCGGCTACTGGGTTTCAACGGCAAGGACTACGCCCGGGGACCGGACGATCCCATCGATGCCGACGTGATCATCGTCGACGAGGTCTCGATGGTGGATGTGCCCCTGGCCTGGCACCTCTTTCAGAGCATCGATCTCGAGCGGACCGCCGTGGTGCTGGTTGGAGACCACAACCAACTGCCTCCCGTCGGACCGGGCAATCTGTTGCGGGACCTTGTCCAGTCGCGGATGGTTCCCACGGTGCTCCTCGACCAGGTGGTACGGCAGGCCGGCATCCTGAAGGAGAACAGCATCGCCGTCTTGAACGGCGAGGTCCGCAAGACGAGCGACGCCGAACCCTCCGGCCGCCGGGCCTGGTACGTGGTGGATCAGTTCACCGATCAATGGGGCGCGCAGCGGTTCGTACTGGACCTCTTCGAGAATGTGCTCGTTGAACGCCTCGGGTTCGACCTGTTGACCGATGTCCAGCTTCTGACCCCGACCCACAAGGGGCCGCTGGGAACACGCGATCTCAACTGCGAGCTTCAACGTCTGGTGCAGCGCAGACTCTGGAATGTCGAAGCGCCCCCGACGACGCCAGGTCGCCGGCCCAAGTTTCTCGTGCATGACAAGGTCATCCAGACCCGGAACAACTACGAGATCGGCGTCATGAACGGCGCGATGGGCGTGGTGCTCCACGTCGGCCGAGACGGTTCCCTGAGCGTGGACTTCGACGGCATCCCGGTGGAGATAGAGGCCGGTTCACCCAACCTGCAGGACATCCAACTCGCCTATGCCCTGACGATCCACAAGGCCCAGGGCTCCGAGTTTCCATGCGCCGTGGTGGTGGTCCACAAGGCCCACTCCTTCATGCATCACAGGAATCTTCTTTACACCGGCGTCACGCGGGCCAGACAGACGACGGTCCTCGTCGGGGACCGCTGGGGCATCTCGAACTGCGCCAGAAAGCGGAAACAGGACGACCGCCGAACGTTCCTCTCCCTCCTACTGGATGCAGGTCGCCTTGAGGAATCCCGTGTTCCCGCGACGACCGGTCGGTAG
- a CDS encoding recombinase family protein, translating to MENRQATVRCAVYTRKSTDEGLDQDFNSLDAQRESAEAYIASQRHEGWLCIADRYDDGGFTGGNMERPALKRLFADIEAGDIDCVVVYKVDRLSRSLLDFARIMELFDKHAVSFVSVTQQFNTTSSMGRLTLNILLSFAQFEREIISERTRDKMAAARKKGKWVGGMPVLGYDLDRKGGRLVVNEEEAQQVRAVYDLYMEHKALMPVVQELERRKWGVKKWTTQKGEERGGNLFTKSSLFRLLTNIIYTGNINYKGTVYPGEHEGIVAPELWQQVQDTLRHNGRSGGKEIRNKYGALLRGLLYCAPCGTAMVHSYTARKGKHYRYYVCLTAQQRGWASCPTKSLNAYEIEDAVVDYIRGLGANQEVLSKTASQVRVQSEKRLAELESERRTHERELKRLGARLRALVGDLRASGTDQRLVTDQMADLQDQIRSLEQRMTVIREETIAVQRETLEDEDLEKALAAFDPIWQSLAPGEQARVIKALVERVAYDGRDGKVTVTFRSPGIKAVCLGQAALGKENRV from the coding sequence ATGGAGAACCGGCAAGCGACCGTGCGCTGCGCCGTCTATACCCGGAAATCCACCGACGAGGGTCTCGACCAGGACTTCAACAGCCTCGACGCCCAGCGGGAATCGGCGGAGGCATACATCGCGAGCCAGCGGCACGAGGGATGGCTTTGCATCGCCGATCGGTATGACGATGGCGGATTTACCGGCGGCAACATGGAGCGGCCCGCCCTCAAAAGACTCTTCGCCGACATCGAGGCCGGTGACATCGATTGCGTGGTCGTCTACAAGGTGGACCGGCTGAGCCGCTCCCTTCTCGACTTCGCCCGTATCATGGAGCTTTTCGACAAGCATGCCGTGAGCTTCGTTTCGGTCACCCAGCAGTTCAACACCACCAGTTCCATGGGGCGGCTCACGCTAAACATCCTTCTGTCTTTCGCCCAGTTCGAGCGGGAAATCATCTCGGAGCGGACCAGGGATAAAATGGCCGCGGCCCGGAAGAAGGGCAAGTGGGTCGGAGGCATGCCGGTCCTCGGCTATGACCTGGATCGTAAGGGAGGACGGCTGGTCGTTAACGAGGAAGAAGCCCAGCAAGTGCGAGCCGTCTATGATCTTTACATGGAGCACAAGGCGTTGATGCCTGTCGTCCAGGAACTCGAGCGCCGTAAGTGGGGTGTAAAAAAGTGGACCACCCAAAAAGGAGAGGAACGCGGGGGGAATCTTTTTACCAAAAGCAGTCTCTTTCGACTGCTGACCAACATCATCTATACGGGCAACATCAATTACAAGGGCACCGTCTACCCCGGAGAGCATGAGGGGATCGTGGCTCCGGAGCTCTGGCAGCAAGTCCAGGATACCCTTAGGCACAATGGCCGCTCCGGCGGCAAGGAAATCCGAAACAAATACGGCGCGCTGCTGAGGGGGCTGCTTTACTGCGCGCCTTGTGGAACCGCCATGGTGCATTCTTATACCGCCCGCAAGGGCAAGCATTACCGTTACTATGTCTGCCTGACCGCTCAGCAGCGAGGATGGGCGTCTTGCCCGACCAAATCGCTCAATGCTTATGAAATTGAAGACGCAGTGGTGGATTATATTCGAGGATTGGGCGCGAACCAGGAGGTCCTTTCGAAAACGGCTTCCCAGGTTCGGGTTCAAAGTGAAAAGCGTCTGGCGGAGCTCGAATCCGAGCGCCGCACCCATGAACGGGAACTCAAACGGTTGGGCGCCAGGCTCCGCGCCCTTGTGGGAGACCTGCGGGCATCGGGCACGGACCAGAGGCTGGTAACCGATCAGATGGCCGACCTCCAGGACCAAATTCGTTCTCTTGAACAAAGGATGACCGTGATCCGCGAGGAAACCATCGCCGTCCAAAGAGAAACACTCGAGGACGAAGACTTGGAAAAAGCCCTCGCAGCCTTCGACCCCATCTGGCAATCGCTTGCCCCGGGCGAACAGGCGAGGGTTATTAAAGCCCTTGTCGAGCGCGTCGCCTATGATGGCCGTGATGGCAAAGTGACCGTTACGTTCCGCTCCCCCGGCATCAAGGCCGTTTGCCTGGGACAGGCAGCCCTTGGAAAGGAAAACCGCGTATGA
- a CDS encoding sigma-70 family RNA polymerase sigma factor: MGFDKRYEGIDEYAVRIIKYKARQLVGRVGFTESDREDLEQEMILDLLQRLPKYDPARAQRTTFIARVVDHKIATIIEARKAGLRDYRLCRCSLDDRFEYGEYEDGFCIERMEIIDQEDYLMRTGKISRPPSDLRDLSIDVRQAIEKLPPELRELCRRLDTDTVTEISRDTGIPRGTIYESIKKLRAIFEDAGLRDYL, translated from the coding sequence ATGGGTTTCGACAAACGCTACGAAGGAATCGACGAGTATGCCGTTCGGATCATCAAGTACAAAGCAAGACAACTGGTCGGCCGGGTGGGTTTCACTGAGTCCGACCGCGAGGACCTGGAGCAGGAAATGATCCTGGACCTGCTTCAACGCCTGCCCAAATACGACCCCGCCCGCGCCCAGCGCACCACTTTCATCGCCCGCGTGGTGGACCACAAGATCGCCACCATCATCGAGGCGCGGAAGGCCGGGTTGCGGGATTACCGGCTCTGCCGCTGTTCCTTGGATGATCGTTTCGAGTACGGCGAGTATGAAGACGGCTTCTGCATCGAGCGCATGGAGATCATAGACCAGGAAGACTACCTCATGCGCACGGGCAAGATTTCACGCCCCCCTTCCGACTTGCGCGACCTCTCCATCGATGTCCGTCAGGCAATCGAAAAGCTGCCGCCGGAGCTACGCGAACTGTGCCGACGTCTCGACACGGACACAGTAACGGAAATCTCCCGCGACACCGGGATTCCGCGGGGGACGATCTACGAATCCATCAAGAAGCTGCGAGCGATCTTCGAGGACGCCGGACTGAGGGACTACCTCTGA
- a CDS encoding TetR/AcrR family transcriptional regulator, which yields MKQTTSVSNQLPDPRATRRIGAPSGPRKADLRRATLIEAAGKLFVEKGYEATTMDEIAAAANFAKGTLYHYFANKAELLGALKEGFENEVMERILARVESCPADDWRGRIKSWIDAAVDAYFELKELHDVVIYSLGMPFRHAMVDAEITRYLTKLIHDGCEAGAWQVDDERWTAVVMFYSFRGGCDEAIMGTQRAEDVPNKLNDLFLRILGVYE from the coding sequence ATGAAACAGACAACTTCAGTCTCCAACCAACTTCCGGACCCCAGGGCCACTCGTCGGATCGGCGCGCCGTCGGGTCCACGGAAGGCTGACCTGAGACGCGCAACCTTGATTGAAGCCGCAGGGAAACTATTCGTGGAAAAGGGCTACGAGGCCACCACAATGGATGAGATCGCTGCCGCTGCCAATTTTGCAAAGGGGACACTTTACCATTACTTCGCCAACAAAGCCGAACTGCTTGGAGCTTTGAAGGAAGGTTTCGAAAACGAGGTCATGGAACGTATCCTGGCACGTGTGGAAAGCTGCCCAGCCGATGATTGGCGCGGACGTATCAAGTCATGGATCGACGCAGCGGTCGATGCCTACTTCGAATTAAAAGAACTTCATGACGTTGTGATCTATAGCTTAGGAATGCCGTTTCGGCACGCAATGGTTGATGCCGAAATTACCCGGTATCTTACAAAATTGATTCATGATGGCTGCGAGGCAGGGGCTTGGCAGGTTGATGATGAACGTTGGACTGCGGTAGTCATGTTTTACAGCTTTCGCGGCGGTTGCGATGAGGCCATTATGGGGACACAGCGCGCTGAAGACGTGCCCAATAAACTCAACGATCTATTTCTGCGTATTTTGGGTGTGTATGAATAA
- a CDS encoding DUF169 domain-containing protein, which produces MESKIAKAIGLKYNPVAVVLADDKPENALQFKPGKWGCVMFLFANAARGKTAAFDAQTYGCWGGGVGLGFGNAYEQFPGGVDCFTRFLSSGNKQWEKGRQVGEGLAGAAGKEFADDFLEGERYVKNPELVDQWLKEELPIMEIKSRYVLFKPLSDTDPVADKPENVVFTVDADQLSALVVLANYERQGMENVIIPQAAGCQQIGIIPWNEAKSENPRAVVGLTDISARKNVRKLLGSEYLSFAMPWKMFLEMESNVGGSFLERPTWQSLQDSRP; this is translated from the coding sequence ATGGAATCCAAAATCGCTAAAGCCATTGGACTCAAGTACAACCCCGTGGCGGTTGTTCTGGCGGATGACAAACCGGAAAACGCTCTTCAATTTAAACCGGGCAAATGGGGATGTGTGATGTTTTTGTTTGCCAATGCCGCGAGGGGCAAGACCGCAGCCTTTGACGCACAGACCTACGGCTGCTGGGGCGGCGGCGTGGGCCTGGGGTTCGGCAATGCATACGAGCAGTTTCCAGGTGGAGTCGACTGCTTTACCCGGTTTTTGTCGTCTGGAAACAAGCAGTGGGAAAAGGGAAGACAGGTTGGGGAAGGTCTTGCCGGAGCTGCGGGAAAAGAGTTTGCAGATGATTTTCTGGAGGGCGAAAGATATGTAAAGAATCCAGAGCTGGTGGATCAGTGGCTTAAGGAGGAACTGCCCATCATGGAAATCAAATCCCGTTATGTACTTTTTAAGCCGCTTTCTGATACGGACCCTGTGGCAGACAAACCGGAAAACGTGGTTTTTACCGTTGATGCAGACCAACTGTCGGCGTTGGTGGTTCTCGCCAACTACGAAAGACAAGGCATGGAAAACGTGATCATCCCCCAGGCTGCAGGGTGCCAACAAATTGGCATCATTCCCTGGAACGAGGCCAAATCGGAAAATCCCCGGGCGGTTGTGGGGCTCACGGATATTTCGGCCAGAAAGAATGTTCGCAAACTTTTAGGCTCGGAGTATCTTTCGTTTGCAATGCCCTGGAAAATGTTTCTCGAAATGGAGAGCAATGTTGGTGGTAGCTTTCTGGAGCGTCCCACCTGGCAGTCTCTTCAGGATTCCAGGCCGTAA
- a CDS encoding 4Fe-4S dicluster domain-containing protein: MLNVTIDGKKVEAKEGTTILKACQENHIPIPTLCFHKDLMPFGACRLCVVEVKANGKWQLTSSCDAAVKNKMEIRTNSERVRESRKLAAELLYYKYPSTKAVRDVAASLGVKVAEGEARGADCILCGLCTRTCHEIVGVDALKFLDRGLGRNVAEPKIEYIADACIGCGSCAYVCPTGFVKMESSGDRRVIWDKSFKMLACDKCGRYFAPEDQLKWISKKTGVPMSQLTVCTSCR; the protein is encoded by the coding sequence ATGTTGAACGTGACGATCGATGGCAAGAAGGTGGAGGCAAAGGAAGGGACGACGATCCTGAAGGCCTGCCAGGAGAATCACATCCCCATCCCGACGCTGTGCTTCCACAAGGACCTCATGCCCTTCGGCGCCTGCCGCCTCTGCGTCGTGGAGGTCAAGGCCAACGGGAAGTGGCAGCTCACGAGCTCCTGCGACGCGGCCGTGAAGAACAAAATGGAGATCCGGACGAACTCCGAAAGGGTACGGGAAAGCCGGAAGCTCGCTGCGGAGCTTCTGTATTACAAGTACCCTTCGACAAAGGCCGTCCGCGACGTGGCGGCGAGCCTCGGGGTGAAGGTGGCCGAGGGGGAGGCCCGCGGAGCCGACTGCATCCTCTGCGGACTCTGCACGCGGACCTGCCACGAGATCGTCGGTGTCGATGCCCTCAAGTTCCTCGACCGGGGCCTCGGCCGCAACGTGGCCGAGCCGAAGATCGAGTACATCGCCGATGCCTGCATCGGGTGCGGCTCCTGCGCTTACGTCTGCCCCACGGGGTTTGTGAAGATGGAGTCTTCCGGGGACCGCCGGGTGATCTGGGACAAGTCTTTCAAGATGCTCGCCTGCGACAAGTGCGGCCGGTACTTCGCCCCCGAGGACCAGCTCAAGTGGATCAGCAAAAAAACCGGCGTGCCCATGAGCCAGCTCACGGTCTGCACGAGCTGCAGGTAG
- a CDS encoding ATP-binding protein — protein MLPTKKSPPKQDHADLTVLVYGPSKIGKSTWCSRSEGALFLATEPGLNSLDVFQVPIRSWEELLAACGEIAEGKHPYKTVILDTVDNAYRMCSDYICTKFKIEHESDLGYGKGWALINNEFHRVLTKLAFLPYGLVLVSHSQEKEIETRTGKYIRIIPTLPDKARKIVLGMVDLILFCDLEVTSDESGKPVYRRVMRTKPSPHYEAGDRTGRLPETIDLNFQAFIEAFNRPAAAPRASAPRSVPAPGDGQDKKPAPAGK, from the coding sequence ATGTTGCCTACGAAGAAAAGTCCCCCCAAGCAGGATCACGCCGATCTCACGGTGCTGGTATACGGCCCGAGCAAGATCGGCAAATCGACCTGGTGTTCCCGGTCTGAAGGCGCGCTGTTTCTCGCCACCGAACCGGGACTGAATTCGCTGGATGTCTTTCAAGTCCCCATCAGGAGCTGGGAAGAGTTGCTCGCCGCCTGCGGCGAGATCGCCGAGGGGAAACATCCTTACAAGACCGTCATTCTGGATACGGTCGACAACGCCTACCGGATGTGCAGCGACTACATCTGCACGAAGTTCAAGATCGAACACGAGTCCGATCTCGGCTACGGCAAGGGCTGGGCGCTGATCAACAACGAGTTCCACCGTGTCCTGACCAAGCTGGCCTTCCTGCCATACGGACTCGTCCTGGTATCCCACTCTCAGGAAAAGGAAATCGAGACGCGGACCGGCAAGTACATCCGCATTATCCCGACCCTCCCCGACAAAGCCCGCAAGATCGTGCTGGGCATGGTCGACCTGATCCTCTTCTGCGACCTGGAAGTGACGAGCGACGAGAGCGGAAAACCGGTCTACCGCCGCGTCATGCGAACCAAGCCCAGCCCCCACTACGAGGCGGGCGACCGCACGGGAAGGCTTCCCGAAACCATCGACCTCAATTTCCAGGCTTTCATTGAAGCGTTCAACAGGCCGGCGGCCGCGCCGAGGGCGAGTGCCCCGCGGTCGGTGCCGGCACCGGGGGACGGGCAGGACAAGAAGCCCGCACCCGCCGGTAAATAA
- a CDS encoding DUF669 domain-containing protein, whose amino-acid sequence MENEDYGHFDQPRGAEDIDLAQFDDDFEHAEVEEREFETIPDGKCRVNVERVELTRAQTSGNPMLKWTLRILAPKFRGRLLWRNNVMATRENIKWLKTDLHTCGLNLDKLSELPANLEKLINVKLEITKRTRGENENVYINRRIVLEDGGDEYDAASRNALAPF is encoded by the coding sequence ATGGAGAACGAAGACTACGGACATTTTGACCAGCCCCGCGGCGCCGAGGACATCGACCTCGCACAGTTCGACGACGATTTCGAACATGCCGAGGTCGAAGAACGCGAGTTCGAGACCATCCCGGACGGCAAGTGCCGGGTGAACGTCGAGCGGGTGGAACTGACCCGGGCCCAGACCTCGGGAAACCCCATGCTCAAGTGGACGCTGCGAATCCTCGCCCCGAAGTTCCGGGGAAGACTCCTGTGGCGCAACAACGTCATGGCCACCCGCGAAAACATCAAGTGGCTCAAGACGGACCTGCACACCTGCGGGTTGAACCTGGACAAGCTCTCCGAGCTTCCGGCCAACCTGGAGAAGCTCATCAACGTCAAGCTCGAGATCACCAAGCGCACGCGCGGCGAGAACGAGAACGTCTACATCAACCGGCGCATCGTGCTCGAAGACGGCGGAGACGAATACGACGCGGCGTCTCGCAACGCCCTGGCCCCGTTCTGA